The following coding sequences are from one Peromyscus eremicus chromosome X, PerEre_H2_v1, whole genome shotgun sequence window:
- the Asb11 gene encoding ankyrin repeat and SOCS box protein 11 isoform X1: protein MLHFPWFLQCQGFLQLGPALFQLSCLYPQHLFHTLSRNNLMPKCPSTNCWADRSPLHEAAAQGRLLALKTLIAQGVNVNLVTINRVSSLHEACLGGHVACAKALLENGAQVNGLTIHGATPLFNACCSGSAACVSMLLEFGAKVQLEVHLASPIHEAVKRGHRECLEILLANNANIEQEIPQLGTPLYVACTYEKVDCVKKLLELGASVDHGRWLDTPLHAAARQSSVEVINLLTEYGANLKLRNSQGKIALDLAAPKSSVEQALLLHEGPPALSQLCRLCVRKCLGRRPCHQAVCQLGLPEPLEKFLLHQ, encoded by the exons ATGCTCCACTTCCCCTGGTTTCTACAGTGCCAGGGCTTCCTGCAGCTAGGCCCAGCACTTTTCCAGCTTAGCTGCCTATATCCCCAGCACCTATTTCACACTCTCAGCAGGAATAACCTGATGCCAAAGTGCCCCAGTACAA ACTGCTGGGCTGACCGATCCCCACTCCATGAAGCTGCAGCCCAGGGGCGTTTACTGGCTCTTAAAACTTTAATTGCACAA GGTGTCAATGTGAATCTTGTGACAATTAACCGGGTCTCCTCTCTCCATGAGGCATGCCTTGGGGGTCATGTGGCCTGTGCTAAGGCCTTGCTGGAAAATGGTGCACAA GTCAATGGACTGACAATTCATGGGGCCACTCCACTCTTCAATGCCTGCTGCAGTGGCAGTGCTGCGTGTGTCAGTATGCTCTTGGAGTTTGGAGCCAAGGTCCAGCTTGAGGTCCACCTGGCCTCACCTATCCATGAAGCAGTGAAGAGAG GTCACAGAGAGTGTTTGGAGATTCTGCTGGCGAATAATGCTAACATTGAGCAAGAGATTCCTCAACTAGGAACCCCTCTGTATGTGGCCTGTACCTACGAGAAAGTCGACTGTGTGAAGAAGCTTCTAGAACTAG GAGCGAGTGTTGACCATGGCCGGTGGCTGGATACCCCACTGCATGCTGCAGCTAGGCAGTCCAGTGTGGAGGTCATCAACCTGCTCACTGAGTATGGGGCTAACCTGAAACTCAGAAACTCTCAGGGCAAAATCGCCCTTGATCTTGCTGCTCCCAAAAGCAGTGTGGAGCAGGCGCTCCTGCTCCATGAAG GTCCGCCCGCTCTTTCTCAGCTCTGCCGCCTGTGTGTCCGGAAGTGCTTGGGCCGTCGTCCATGTCATCAAGCTGTCTGCCAGCTAGGACTTCCAGAACCACTGGAGAAATTTCTCTTACACCAATAG
- the Asb11 gene encoding ankyrin repeat and SOCS box protein 11 isoform X3 — protein sequence MPSSRQSLPLLSLLLTPDTEDCWADRSPLHEAAAQGRLLALKTLIAQGVNVNLVTINRVSSLHEACLGGHVACAKALLENGAQVNGLTIHGATPLFNACCSGSAACVSMLLEFGAKVQLEVHLASPIHEAVKRGHRECLEILLANNANIEQEIPQLGTPLYVACTYEKVDCVKKLLELGASVDHGRWLDTPLHAAARQSSVEVINLLTEYGANLKLRNSQGKIALDLAAPKSSVEQALLLHEGPPALSQLCRLCVRKCLGRRPCHQAVCQLGLPEPLEKFLLHQ from the exons ATGCCCAGTTCCCGTCAGTCCCTACCCCTCCTCAGTTTACTTTTGACTCCTGACACCGAAG ACTGCTGGGCTGACCGATCCCCACTCCATGAAGCTGCAGCCCAGGGGCGTTTACTGGCTCTTAAAACTTTAATTGCACAA GGTGTCAATGTGAATCTTGTGACAATTAACCGGGTCTCCTCTCTCCATGAGGCATGCCTTGGGGGTCATGTGGCCTGTGCTAAGGCCTTGCTGGAAAATGGTGCACAA GTCAATGGACTGACAATTCATGGGGCCACTCCACTCTTCAATGCCTGCTGCAGTGGCAGTGCTGCGTGTGTCAGTATGCTCTTGGAGTTTGGAGCCAAGGTCCAGCTTGAGGTCCACCTGGCCTCACCTATCCATGAAGCAGTGAAGAGAG GTCACAGAGAGTGTTTGGAGATTCTGCTGGCGAATAATGCTAACATTGAGCAAGAGATTCCTCAACTAGGAACCCCTCTGTATGTGGCCTGTACCTACGAGAAAGTCGACTGTGTGAAGAAGCTTCTAGAACTAG GAGCGAGTGTTGACCATGGCCGGTGGCTGGATACCCCACTGCATGCTGCAGCTAGGCAGTCCAGTGTGGAGGTCATCAACCTGCTCACTGAGTATGGGGCTAACCTGAAACTCAGAAACTCTCAGGGCAAAATCGCCCTTGATCTTGCTGCTCCCAAAAGCAGTGTGGAGCAGGCGCTCCTGCTCCATGAAG GTCCGCCCGCTCTTTCTCAGCTCTGCCGCCTGTGTGTCCGGAAGTGCTTGGGCCGTCGTCCATGTCATCAAGCTGTCTGCCAGCTAGGACTTCCAGAACCACTGGAGAAATTTCTCTTACACCAATAG
- the Asb11 gene encoding ankyrin repeat and SOCS box protein 11 isoform X2 — translation MLQLAGEESVRRPGQWKEISFGDYICHTFQGDCWADRSPLHEAAAQGRLLALKTLIAQGVNVNLVTINRVSSLHEACLGGHVACAKALLENGAQVNGLTIHGATPLFNACCSGSAACVSMLLEFGAKVQLEVHLASPIHEAVKRGHRECLEILLANNANIEQEIPQLGTPLYVACTYEKVDCVKKLLELGASVDHGRWLDTPLHAAARQSSVEVINLLTEYGANLKLRNSQGKIALDLAAPKSSVEQALLLHEGPPALSQLCRLCVRKCLGRRPCHQAVCQLGLPEPLEKFLLHQ, via the exons ATGCTTCAACTAGCGGGTGAAGAAAGTGTCAGAAGGCCTGGACAGTGGAAAGAGATTTCTTTTGGGGATTATATTTGTCACACATTCCAGGGAG ACTGCTGGGCTGACCGATCCCCACTCCATGAAGCTGCAGCCCAGGGGCGTTTACTGGCTCTTAAAACTTTAATTGCACAA GGTGTCAATGTGAATCTTGTGACAATTAACCGGGTCTCCTCTCTCCATGAGGCATGCCTTGGGGGTCATGTGGCCTGTGCTAAGGCCTTGCTGGAAAATGGTGCACAA GTCAATGGACTGACAATTCATGGGGCCACTCCACTCTTCAATGCCTGCTGCAGTGGCAGTGCTGCGTGTGTCAGTATGCTCTTGGAGTTTGGAGCCAAGGTCCAGCTTGAGGTCCACCTGGCCTCACCTATCCATGAAGCAGTGAAGAGAG GTCACAGAGAGTGTTTGGAGATTCTGCTGGCGAATAATGCTAACATTGAGCAAGAGATTCCTCAACTAGGAACCCCTCTGTATGTGGCCTGTACCTACGAGAAAGTCGACTGTGTGAAGAAGCTTCTAGAACTAG GAGCGAGTGTTGACCATGGCCGGTGGCTGGATACCCCACTGCATGCTGCAGCTAGGCAGTCCAGTGTGGAGGTCATCAACCTGCTCACTGAGTATGGGGCTAACCTGAAACTCAGAAACTCTCAGGGCAAAATCGCCCTTGATCTTGCTGCTCCCAAAAGCAGTGTGGAGCAGGCGCTCCTGCTCCATGAAG GTCCGCCCGCTCTTTCTCAGCTCTGCCGCCTGTGTGTCCGGAAGTGCTTGGGCCGTCGTCCATGTCATCAAGCTGTCTGCCAGCTAGGACTTCCAGAACCACTGGAGAAATTTCTCTTACACCAATAG
- the Asb11 gene encoding ankyrin repeat and SOCS box protein 11 isoform X4, which produces MLRPDCWADRSPLHEAAAQGRLLALKTLIAQGVNVNLVTINRVSSLHEACLGGHVACAKALLENGAQVNGLTIHGATPLFNACCSGSAACVSMLLEFGAKVQLEVHLASPIHEAVKRGHRECLEILLANNANIEQEIPQLGTPLYVACTYEKVDCVKKLLELGASVDHGRWLDTPLHAAARQSSVEVINLLTEYGANLKLRNSQGKIALDLAAPKSSVEQALLLHEGPPALSQLCRLCVRKCLGRRPCHQAVCQLGLPEPLEKFLLHQ; this is translated from the exons ATGCTGAGACCCG ACTGCTGGGCTGACCGATCCCCACTCCATGAAGCTGCAGCCCAGGGGCGTTTACTGGCTCTTAAAACTTTAATTGCACAA GGTGTCAATGTGAATCTTGTGACAATTAACCGGGTCTCCTCTCTCCATGAGGCATGCCTTGGGGGTCATGTGGCCTGTGCTAAGGCCTTGCTGGAAAATGGTGCACAA GTCAATGGACTGACAATTCATGGGGCCACTCCACTCTTCAATGCCTGCTGCAGTGGCAGTGCTGCGTGTGTCAGTATGCTCTTGGAGTTTGGAGCCAAGGTCCAGCTTGAGGTCCACCTGGCCTCACCTATCCATGAAGCAGTGAAGAGAG GTCACAGAGAGTGTTTGGAGATTCTGCTGGCGAATAATGCTAACATTGAGCAAGAGATTCCTCAACTAGGAACCCCTCTGTATGTGGCCTGTACCTACGAGAAAGTCGACTGTGTGAAGAAGCTTCTAGAACTAG GAGCGAGTGTTGACCATGGCCGGTGGCTGGATACCCCACTGCATGCTGCAGCTAGGCAGTCCAGTGTGGAGGTCATCAACCTGCTCACTGAGTATGGGGCTAACCTGAAACTCAGAAACTCTCAGGGCAAAATCGCCCTTGATCTTGCTGCTCCCAAAAGCAGTGTGGAGCAGGCGCTCCTGCTCCATGAAG GTCCGCCCGCTCTTTCTCAGCTCTGCCGCCTGTGTGTCCGGAAGTGCTTGGGCCGTCGTCCATGTCATCAAGCTGTCTGCCAGCTAGGACTTCCAGAACCACTGGAGAAATTTCTCTTACACCAATAG